TTATGGTCTGTTCTCTTGATGTTAATAATTCTTAGAGGTGCAATGGACTCTAAAAGTATTTGTAATTTACACTTCCTTGATAGGTAAATATGTTTAATACTTTTGAAAACCATTTACTGCCCATTTGTACTATATCCTTAAATAAATCATTGCCCATTTCATGAACCTGTTTTTTGACTAGAAAGTATAACTTTATACAGTCTAAATTTTAAGTTACTGATTGAAATACAGAAGTCAATGATATTCTCTTAATCAGTAGGTTATATCTCTCCTTGGCAGGTAGTTTCTTTTAACCTGCAGACAGCTTTTAACATCAAGCAGTTCTACATGTTAATTCATGCAGCATTTCCTGTGCTATTAGTACTGTTGCCTCTACCTACATCTTGTATTTCTACCATTTTCCTCTAAGAGTTTTATCATTTCAGTGATTCATCTTTAGATTAATTTAACATAAATTTTTGTACACGGTAATGTTTATATAGACATAATTGCTTCTACAGATATACAAAAAGTCACCCAGGATCCGAAAGTCTAATCACTGaatcaaaacaaatatttatgaaagaaGTGAATGTGACTTCCTGAAATTCTTCCTGAGAACTGCTGAGACTCAACAGGGCATTGGTATGGAATGCCTGACCTCTCATTTACCTTTCCTACTTAATGATAGTCATTCCCTGTGTGGCTTTGTGTCCTCTCATGTCCCCAGGTCTTTGTACAGCATTTGTTATTATAATTAGCAGGAGTTGATGACCTAACATGTAGGAGATCCAGTAACACCACAATTGGAACTTGGTAattacttttcaattttattgattaaaaacaaTGCTAATTTCTATAGCTTCTACAACTTTTTACTTTCCGACAGAGTTTACACTAGGGTTCTTTTTTCCCATATACTAAGCTGCATGAActcctgattttatttcttttaatttgtttttaataacatcTGTTTATGATGATCTCTCTTTGTGACTTTGATTTAAAACCCCTCATTGTATTCCCTTAATTATTGATGATTCTGAACTTTTTgtatacattttgaatatttctgACTCTATAGGAAATTTATCCAAGGCATGAAACAGGttcaatttattttatagtttaggTTTTTCTAAacctaaatttaattttaaatattctttttacttGACAGAAAAGTTAGTTGTTAAGAGTGCATACTGATGTTACTATGTACTGGTGTAAGAAAACTGCTAATTAAGATCAAACTCTACCATTGACTGTAAACCCTTCCTAGGCTGAGTGCATAATGGGAGTATTCCCTTCACTAGTAGGGCTTCTCTTTCTTTGACCTTGTCTGGGAAATTCTAAGGCCACACATATCCCTCTACCTGAATATAAATGTCATATAGCCTCAAATAGATATCaaacttaatttcttttctcctaATAAAACCTATTTAGCCAGCACCTGAAATTTCTGAAGTGCTTCCCACGCTAATTGGGCATTTCAGGTACTCTTAACTTCCAGCCTTTGCCAAATTTTAGATGTTCCTACCCCCAGTTTCCCCAAACATTTTAAGCCTTGAATCACCCTAAGTAACATTGATCTGCCTCCTGATAGCTGGTTCTAGTATGCTCATTCAccatacaaatatacaaaaagtCACCCAGGATCCGAAAGTCTAATCACAGGGCTTCTGAAACCCCCGTTCATCTTCTCTGCTCCCACTGCCCTTGTGGACTGAATTGATCAACAGTATTAGAGAGTGGGAAGATCCACATGTTAGTGGTCAGTTCCTAGTTCCTCCTgctggttcacaactgtctataaatcAAGCTATAGGAGGCATAAAGCCTCTGTCCTCCATTGGCTTTCAAACTGACATACAACCTCCCAAACATACACTTAATTAAAAACATTGGATGTAAAGTATAATGTATATTTCCTGACTAACAAAGGGAATGTCCCTTTATTCAATATGCCTACTCATTAcaagataaatcttaaaatacaGTATTCCTTTTCTCCACTCATTCATTGTAAATATGCTTtacacatattttcttttgttcctctttATGAATTTGGAAATCTGTTTTAtgtgaattttataaataatgggacagtttaattattttctctgaaaatagACCTGGAAACATAGGgtttaggaaaaagaaagaaaagaaaaaacacattaattttattatttggtttttgttctactttttaaataatagttttgtctgtgtgtagcCTTGCAGTCTTAGAACTAGCTCCTTAGATTATATTAACCACAAATTCATGGAactgtctgtctatgtctcttcagtcctaaaattaaaaatgcaCACTACCACATCCAGAGAAAACATTAAACTTGGGTAaacatataaattttttattCCACTGAAATAATAGAGAGTAtcttatttataaagaaaaaacttaTAAACACTCAGTTTTCAGTGAGAGAGCcctataaatacaataaaatgataaatgtttcTTTAAGCTAACTTCAGGAAGtaatgcacacacataatgcatTTGCAGAGTCTTTAGAacataataaatgtatttaatttttaaaaataggaatgaaAATGCCTTCTGAAAACTTTGCAATGGGaattttcctcttctctcagaTTACAATGGGAATGCTTGCCAATTCCTCAATACTATTTTATTATGTCATTTTAATATTCACTGGGAAGCATTTAATGCCCAAAGACCTTATTATAGAGCACTTGACTTTTGCCAACTGCTTGTCTATCATCTCAAAAGGCATTCCACGGACACTGTCAGATTTGGGATTTAAGAATTTTCTGGATGACATCGGGTGTAAACTGATAATGTATATTTCCCGAATAACAAGGGGAATGTCCCTTTATTCAATGTGCCTACTGAATTGTTTCCAAGCAATCATAATTAGCATCAACAACTCCAGGTGGATGAAGCTTAAATACAGAGCAAGCAAGTACATTGGTCCCTCCTGCTCGGTCAGTTGGCTTGTGCACCTGTTTCTAAACATCTTTATTCCAGCAAGAGTATTAGGCCCCATTTACAAGAAAAATGCTACTAACTGGGTGAGTTATGGATACTGCTCATTGTTTTCTTCTTGCAGCGTGACAACTGTACTGTATATGTTCTTACTATCCTTTTTTGATGTCCTGTGTCTGAGTCTCATGGCCTGTGCAAGCATCTCCATGATACATATCCTCTACATACATAAGAGACAAGTCAAGCACATCCGTAGTACTCGGCACTTTCTAAAAGTCTCACCTGAGGACAGAGCCACTCAAACTGTCCTCCTCCTACTGTGCATTTTTGTCATCTCTTACTCATTCTCCTCCATTCTGACTGTCTTAAGGACCTGCTCCGAATATCCAGTGCTCTGGGGaataaatgtatttacatttatagaaatattttttcccaTATTTTGCCCCTTTGTTCTTATCACAAATATGAAGTCTAGTTTTATTCTGCTTTTACCCTGCTTTGGTAAGAGATAAGTTCTTCCAAGTATGACGTGAGCCCTGGTCATCTTTTTACTATTTTAGATTGTCATATTCTTTTATCTGTTGTACAGTACTAAAACTGTAATTAAATTCAATTATTAAGCTTCCTATAACTAACTCATTCATCATGTGTAGTGGTCAGCACTCTTTATGCTAGAACCATTTTATAGAtgtcttacttatttttcttgtACCTCAGACAAAATTCCTGacaaaaacaactcaaagaaGGGAAGGTTTCTTTCCCTGCACATTC
This genomic stretch from Arvicanthis niloticus isolate mArvNil1 chromosome 30, mArvNil1.pat.X, whole genome shotgun sequence harbors:
- the LOC143440762 gene encoding vomeronasal type-1 receptor 4-like; amino-acid sequence: MKMPSENFAMGIFLFSQITMGMLANSSILFYYVILIFTGKHLMPKDLIIEHLTFANCLSIISKGIPRTLSDLGFKNFLDDIGCKLIMYISRITRGMSLYSMCLLNCFQAIIISINNSRWMKLKYRASKYIGPSCSVSWLVHLFLNIFIPARVLGPIYKKNATNWVSYGYCSLFSSCSVTTVLYMFLLSFFDVLCLSLMACASISMIHILYIHKRQVKHIRSTRHFLKVSPEDRATQTVLLLLCIFVISYSFSSILTVLRTCSEYPVLWGINVFTFIEIFFPIFCPFVLITNMKSSFILLLPCFGKR